Proteins encoded in a region of the Patescibacteria group bacterium genome:
- a CDS encoding IS4 family transposase, protein MNYSNTIFNQLLSFLPKHQFNQFVGQHNGDRYVKKLKAWNQLVLLLYAQATGKDSLREIETGFSLHNESWYHLGINTAARSSLSYANNNRSYEIFEKLFYSLLERSKKITPNRTFKFANPLYSFDSTTIQLCLGIFNWAKFKTTKGALKLHMLLNNRTTIPEVVIATEGNISDIKAIKSVNLETLEKESILVFDRAYIDYGWWSKLDQNHIYFVSRTKISQNIFVVGQHNPNELKERGILADELVIFGAYYEKYQKTLRRIRYYNENDGKEYVYLTNNFELAAGQIAFIYKDRWQIELFFKWIKQNLKLKTFLGTSKNAVLTQIWVSMIYYLLLAYIKFQTKFKHSLLELTRMIAETLLCRRNLIDLLSLCIKNINKIKLIEEPQLTFW, encoded by the coding sequence ATGAATTATTCTAACACAATTTTCAATCAGCTGTTAAGTTTTCTGCCCAAGCATCAATTTAATCAGTTTGTTGGACAGCATAACGGGGATAGGTATGTTAAAAAATTAAAAGCCTGGAATCAGCTGGTGCTTTTGCTCTACGCTCAAGCTACCGGCAAAGACAGCTTAAGGGAAATAGAAACAGGGTTTTCTCTGCATAATGAATCATGGTACCATCTTGGGATTAATACAGCTGCTCGCTCAAGCCTGTCATACGCCAATAATAACCGCAGTTATGAAATCTTTGAAAAATTATTCTATTCGCTTTTGGAGCGAAGCAAAAAAATAACGCCAAACAGGACTTTTAAATTCGCAAATCCTTTGTATTCCTTTGATTCTACGACCATTCAGCTGTGTTTAGGCATTTTTAATTGGGCGAAATTTAAAACAACTAAAGGCGCGTTAAAGCTCCATATGCTGCTGAATAACAGAACGACCATACCGGAAGTAGTAATTGCCACTGAAGGCAATATCAGCGATATTAAAGCTATTAAATCGGTTAATTTGGAAACACTGGAGAAAGAATCGATATTGGTCTTTGATCGGGCATATATTGATTATGGCTGGTGGAGCAAATTAGATCAAAATCATATTTATTTCGTCAGCAGGACAAAAATATCTCAAAATATCTTTGTTGTTGGACAGCATAATCCTAATGAATTAAAGGAAAGGGGTATTTTAGCCGATGAACTGGTCATCTTTGGCGCTTACTATGAAAAATATCAAAAAACATTAAGGCGGATTCGCTATTACAACGAAAATGACGGCAAAGAATATGTCTATTTAACCAACAATTTTGAATTGGCTGCGGGACAAATCGCCTTTATCTACAAAGATCGCTGGCAAATTGAGCTGTTTTTTAAATGGATCAAGCAAAATCTTAAACTAAAAACATTCTTAGGGACATCTAAGAATGCAGTTTTGACCCAAATTTGGGTCTCAATGATTTATTATTTGCTTCTGGCGTATATTAAATTTCAGACTAAATTCAAGCATTCTTTATTAGAATTAACCAGGATGATTGCTGAGACGCTGCTTTGCCGAAGAAATTTAATCGATTTATTGTCGCTGTGTATTAAAAATATCAACAAAATAAAGCTCATTGAAGAACCCCAATTAACTTTTTGGTAG
- a CDS encoding AAA family ATPase, with amino-acid sequence MASEKDNLQFLICNQCNGLGFIDDKKCKVCLGQGIVGYLDGYLLMWNRKIDRQHLRLYKIERAVDGLIYVVLLGLAVLGVAGLVYSLYSINFIGILNPDFWLNSSNHSLLFFWFTVLTDLYLIYFSSLAKDKKEPVIIRKYKSESEAEVISPPPLDWQMVKHYPARQKIEISKAFSNEALKIIDKAYEVASQYKAQEVSPVHFLIAALLISQKVQNIFNRLGVELNDLAGKIGRIAGSYEPGSRQTVFSSNSVVILLKAYRLAYINKLNEVGGEDIIFEAIKADKMIVEVLYDLDITLEKVNNVIIWFRIRKLLYKQWQTYRASSQLKSKTGIDRAMTALQTAYLNQYSEDLTMLAKMGYLDLCIDRDKEFEEIFRVLEGSSNKGVILVGEPGTGKTAIIEGFAQKMIADDVPGFLQDKRLVSLSISRLISGASATEAQERLLICLNEIIRARNVVLYIDNIHDLIGIAAGGGEGLGLAEVLNEALSKNLFILISASTPQNYSHYIENTSLGGILKKIDITEPDLNGTIQILEGKVSYLESKNNVYFSYDALEKAVKLTDRYIHDHFLPYKAINLLEEVAVWARKHKGAEAVILGNDVATLLSEKINMPVAAVTETESDKLMHLEDIIHQRIIDQVEAVSAVANSLRRARAELRDVKRPIANLLFLGPTGVGKTELAKAISEVYYGSEDNMIRLDMSEYQEKDSINRLLGAPPGYAGAGEGGQLTEAVRKNPFSLVLLDELEKAHPDILNLFLQVMEDGRLTDSTGRTVDFTNIILIATSNAQTQFIQEKVKEGLAIEEIKKQLLETELKQYFKPEFLNRFDNIIIFKPLGFEEVVQITRLMLKSVAKNLEAKGVNFQVSEEAINELAQTGFDPQFGARPLRRAIQEKVDNALANYLLTGKIGRRDVAILGKGGVITVEKARAL; translated from the coding sequence ATGGCTAGTGAAAAAGATAATTTGCAATTTTTAATCTGCAACCAATGCAATGGCCTTGGTTTTATTGATGATAAAAAATGCAAAGTCTGCTTGGGGCAAGGAATCGTCGGATATTTAGACGGCTATCTTTTAATGTGGAACAGGAAAATTGATCGCCAGCATTTAAGGCTTTATAAAATTGAAAGAGCAGTTGACGGCCTGATTTATGTGGTTTTGCTAGGCCTCGCTGTTTTGGGTGTGGCTGGCTTGGTATATTCGCTTTACTCCATTAATTTTATTGGGATTTTAAATCCAGATTTTTGGCTAAACAGCTCTAATCATTCTTTATTATTTTTCTGGTTTACTGTTTTAACTGATTTGTACCTGATTTATTTTTCATCGCTGGCAAAGGATAAAAAGGAGCCGGTGATAATCAGAAAATATAAATCAGAATCTGAGGCAGAAGTAATTTCGCCTCCGCCATTGGACTGGCAGATGGTTAAGCATTATCCGGCTAGACAAAAAATTGAAATTTCCAAGGCTTTTTCTAACGAGGCTTTAAAAATAATAGACAAGGCTTATGAGGTGGCTTCGCAGTATAAGGCCCAGGAAGTTTCCCCAGTGCATTTTTTAATCGCGGCCTTATTGATTTCACAAAAGGTGCAGAATATATTTAATCGTTTAGGTGTTGAGCTGAATGACTTGGCTGGAAAAATTGGCCGAATTGCAGGCAGTTACGAGCCTGGCAGCAGGCAAACAGTTTTTTCCTCAAATTCCGTGGTTATCTTATTAAAAGCTTATCGATTAGCCTATATAAATAAGTTAAATGAAGTTGGCGGTGAGGATATTATTTTTGAAGCAATAAAGGCAGATAAAATGATTGTGGAGGTATTATATGATTTAGATATTACTCTGGAAAAAGTAAATAATGTAATTATCTGGTTTAGAATCAGGAAATTATTATATAAACAATGGCAGACCTATAGAGCAAGCTCTCAATTAAAATCAAAAACAGGCATTGATCGGGCCATGACAGCCTTACAAACTGCTTATTTAAATCAATATTCAGAAGATTTAACAATGCTGGCTAAAATGGGTTATTTAGATTTGTGCATTGATAGAGACAAGGAATTTGAGGAAATTTTCAGGGTGTTAGAAGGCAGTTCTAATAAAGGCGTGATTTTGGTTGGGGAGCCAGGAACTGGCAAGACAGCTATTATTGAGGGTTTTGCGCAAAAAATGATTGCTGATGATGTGCCTGGATTTTTGCAGGATAAAAGATTGGTTAGCTTAAGCATTTCTCGTTTAATTTCCGGCGCCTCAGCAACCGAAGCCCAGGAAAGGCTTTTAATTTGTTTAAATGAAATAATTAGGGCGCGTAATGTGGTTTTATACATTGATAATATCCATGATTTAATCGGTATTGCTGCGGGCGGAGGTGAAGGCTTAGGCTTGGCAGAAGTGTTAAATGAAGCTTTGTCCAAAAATTTATTTATTTTAATTTCAGCCTCCACCCCGCAAAATTATAGCCATTATATTGAAAATACCAGTTTGGGCGGCATTTTGAAAAAAATTGACATTACTGAGCCAGATTTAAATGGCACTATTCAGATATTGGAAGGCAAAGTTAGTTATCTGGAGAGTAAAAATAATGTGTATTTTTCTTATGATGCCCTAGAAAAAGCCGTGAAATTAACTGACAGATATATTCATGACCATTTTTTACCTTATAAGGCGATAAATTTATTAGAGGAAGTTGCTGTCTGGGCCAGAAAGCACAAGGGCGCTGAGGCAGTTATTTTAGGCAATGACGTAGCTACTTTACTTTCGGAAAAAATAAATATGCCGGTGGCTGCGGTGACTGAAACTGAAAGCGATAAATTAATGCATCTGGAAGATATAATACACCAGAGAATAATTGATCAGGTTGAAGCAGTTTCTGCCGTGGCTAATAGCCTGAGGCGCGCCAGAGCTGAATTGCGCGATGTTAAAAGGCCGATTGCCAATCTGTTATTTTTAGGGCCAACTGGCGTAGGTAAGACAGAATTAGCCAAGGCTATTTCAGAAGTTTATTATGGCAGTGAAGATAATATGATTAGGCTGGATATGTCCGAATATCAGGAAAAAGACAGCATTAACCGTTTACTCGGCGCACCGCCCGGATATGCGGGTGCAGGCGAGGGCGGTCAGCTGACTGAGGCGGTGCGCAAAAACCCCTTTAGTTTGGTTTTATTGGATGAATTAGAAAAAGCCCATCCTGATATTTTAAATTTATTTTTACAGGTTATGGAAGATGGCCGTTTAACTGATTCAACAGGCAGAACAGTTGATTTTACCAATATAATCTTAATTGCTACTTCTAATGCCCAAACTCAATTTATTCAGGAAAAAGTTAAAGAAGGCTTAGCTATTGAAGAAATTAAAAAACAGCTTTTAGAAACAGAATTAAAACAATATTTTAAGCCAGAATTTTTAAACCGCTTTGATAACATCATAATATTTAAACCCTTAGGATTTGAAGAGGTTGTTCAGATTACCCGTTTGATGTTGAAATCAGTTGCTAAAAATTTAGAAGCCAAAGGCGTAAATTTCCAGGTGAGCGAAGAAGCGATTAATGAATTGGCGCAAACCGGCTTTGATCCGCAATTTGGCGCCCGCCCTTTGCGCCGGGCAATTCAGGAAAAAGTTGATAATGCTTTGGCAAATTATTTATTAACTGGCAAAATCGGCCGCCGTGATGTGGCAATTTTAGGAAAGGGCGGAGTAATTACTGTAGAAAAAGCCAGAGCTTTGTAA